In one window of Actinomycetota bacterium DNA:
- the leuB gene encoding 3-isopropylmalate dehydrogenase, with amino-acid sequence MKKIMVLPGDGIGPEIVDEALRIIDFFIEKSNLEISYEFGDIGGIAIDKYGIPLKDETLDMCKKSDAVFLGSVGGPKWETTEPGKPRPEDALLRVRKEMSLFANLRPVKIYKPLIDSSTLKREVIEGVDILVVRELTGGIYFGRRERVVTEKDIYAYDTELYHLYEIERIVKLAFETARRRRKKVTSVDKANVLESSRLWRETVIRIHKNYSDIELNHMYVDNASMQLIRNPRQFDVIVTSNMFGDILSDETAMISGSIGLLPSASLGENNSGMYEPIHGSAPDIQGTGKANPIAQILSLAMLFRYSFGFNKEADIIETAVNNVLEKGYMTPDINTGSGKPVSTREMGSLILEAVRELI; translated from the coding sequence ATGAAAAAGATAATGGTTTTGCCCGGAGACGGTATCGGCCCTGAAATAGTGGATGAAGCGCTAAGAATAATTGATTTCTTTATTGAGAAATCCAATCTGGAAATCAGCTATGAGTTCGGTGATATCGGAGGTATAGCAATTGATAAATATGGCATTCCGTTGAAAGATGAAACTCTTGATATGTGTAAAAAATCAGATGCAGTTTTTCTTGGTTCAGTAGGCGGTCCAAAATGGGAAACAACCGAACCGGGCAAACCAAGGCCTGAAGATGCTCTTCTCAGAGTAAGAAAAGAAATGTCTCTTTTTGCCAACCTGAGGCCTGTCAAAATATACAAACCTCTGATTGACTCCTCAACCCTGAAAAGAGAAGTTATAGAAGGTGTGGATATCCTTGTAGTAAGGGAGCTTACCGGAGGAATTTATTTTGGCAGGAGAGAAAGAGTTGTCACAGAAAAAGACATATATGCTTATGATACTGAGCTCTATCACCTGTATGAAATAGAAAGAATAGTAAAGCTTGCTTTTGAAACTGCAAGGCGGAGAAGAAAAAAAGTGACATCGGTCGACAAGGCCAATGTACTTGAAAGCTCAAGACTCTGGAGAGAAACAGTTATACGCATTCATAAAAATTATAGCGACATTGAATTAAACCATATGTATGTAGACAATGCCTCAATGCAGCTTATCAGGAATCCCAGGCAGTTTGACGTAATAGTTACCTCCAACATGTTCGGGGACATTTTAAGTGACGAAACTGCCATGATATCAGGTTCAATAGGCCTTCTCCCAAGCGCATCGCTTGGCGAGAACAATTCAGGAATGTATGAACCCATTCATGGAAGCGCTCCTGATATTCAGGGAACCGGAAAAGCCAATCCGATTGCTCAGATTCTTTCCCTTGCCATGCTTTTCAGATACAGCTTCGGGTTTAATAAAGAAGCAGATATTATAGAAACAGCTGTAAACAATGTTCTTGAGAAAGGATATATGACTCCCGATATCAATACGGGAAGCGGAAAACCGGTAAGCACCAGGGAGATGGGCAGTCTTATTCTGGAGGCTGTCAGGGAACTGATTTAA
- a CDS encoding 3-isopropylmalate dehydratase small subunit — protein sequence MKDKAIKYGSNVDTDVIIPARYLNTIDEKELAAHCFEDLDKDFAEKVKNSRIVIAADNFGCGSSREHAPLAIKASGVKLIIARSYARIFFRNAINIGLPVIVNEQAADDISEGDTVEADLNKGEIRNLSTGKIYLTKPFPEFIQTLISRGGYVNYVKDKFDKES from the coding sequence ATAAAAGACAAAGCAATAAAATATGGCAGCAATGTAGATACAGACGTAATAATACCTGCAAGGTATCTGAACACCATTGATGAAAAAGAGCTGGCTGCCCATTGTTTTGAAGATCTTGACAAAGATTTTGCGGAAAAAGTAAAAAATAGCAGGATTGTGATAGCTGCTGATAATTTCGGATGCGGTTCGTCAAGGGAACACGCTCCTCTTGCAATAAAAGCAAGTGGTGTAAAATTGATTATTGCCAGGTCATATGCAAGGATCTTCTTTAGAAATGCAATTAATATCGGCCTGCCTGTAATAGTGAATGAACAGGCAGCAGATGATATAAGTGAAGGAGATACGGTAGAGGCTGATCTTAACAAAGGAGAGATAAGAAATTTATCTACAGGTAAGATCTATCTGACAAAACCATTTCCTGAATTCATACAAACGCTGATATCAAGAGGCGGATATGTAAATTATGTTAAAGATAAATTTGATAAGGAGAGCTAA
- the leuC gene encoding 3-isopropylmalate dehydratase large subunit, with product MNRNEKSQTAAQKILSKHCGKKYVEAGEIVNADVDLVLGNDITMPLAIEEFKKTGAKSVFDVNKIAIVPDHFTPNKDIKSAQQAKKIREFAREYNIRNYFEIGCMGIEHALIPEKGLALPGNLIIGADSHTCTYGALGALSTGMGSTDVGMAMATGKTWFMVPKTIKFNLNGNLKQWVTGKDIILYVIGKIGVDGALYKSMEFTGTTIESISMDERFTIANMAIEAGAKFGFFNVDEKTIEFLEKTGKNKEQYEIYTSDDNAEYDEIINMEAHDIDLLVAAPHLPSNVRKAEELGDIEIDQVVIGSCTNGRIEDLRIANDIIAGKKVNPEIRTIIIPATQKIYLDALKAGYIENFIKAGCVVSTPTCGPCLGGHMGILAEGERAVSTTNRNFVGRMGHPESEVYLAGPAVAAASALTGKISIPE from the coding sequence ATGAACAGAAATGAAAAATCGCAAACCGCAGCCCAGAAAATACTTTCAAAACATTGCGGGAAAAAATATGTAGAAGCAGGAGAAATAGTAAATGCAGATGTCGATCTTGTGCTTGGCAATGATATAACAATGCCTCTTGCAATAGAAGAATTTAAAAAAACAGGTGCAAAATCAGTATTCGATGTTAATAAAATTGCTATTGTTCCCGATCATTTTACACCAAATAAAGACATAAAATCTGCTCAGCAGGCAAAAAAAATTCGGGAATTTGCCAGGGAATACAATATCAGAAATTATTTTGAAATAGGATGTATGGGTATAGAGCATGCCTTAATTCCGGAAAAAGGCCTGGCTCTTCCCGGAAATCTGATAATCGGGGCAGACTCACATACCTGCACATACGGAGCTCTGGGAGCTCTTTCAACCGGTATGGGAAGTACTGATGTAGGAATGGCCATGGCAACAGGGAAGACATGGTTTATGGTGCCGAAAACCATAAAGTTTAACCTAAACGGTAACCTTAAGCAATGGGTAACGGGAAAAGATATAATACTTTATGTAATTGGCAAAATAGGCGTGGACGGCGCTTTATACAAATCCATGGAGTTTACAGGCACAACTATAGAATCGATATCTATGGATGAAAGATTTACGATTGCAAACATGGCTATTGAAGCAGGGGCGAAATTCGGTTTTTTCAATGTTGATGAAAAAACAATAGAGTTTCTTGAAAAAACCGGGAAAAACAAAGAACAGTATGAGATTTACACAAGTGATGATAATGCTGAATATGATGAAATAATAAACATGGAAGCTCATGATATTGATCTTCTTGTCGCTGCCCCGCATCTGCCATCAAATGTAAGGAAGGCAGAAGAACTCGGAGATATTGAAATAGATCAGGTGGTAATAGGTTCCTGTACTAATGGCAGAATTGAAGATTTAAGAATAGCAAACGATATTATTGCAGGGAAAAAAGTGAATCCTGAAATAAGGACAATTATTATTCCTGCAACTCAGAAAATATATCTGGATGCTCTAAAAGCAGGATATATTGAAAATTTCATAAAAGCAGGATGTGTTGTAAGCACACCCACATGCGGACCCTGTCTTGGCGGTCATATGGGAATTCTGGCTGAGGGAGAGAGAGCGGTATCAACCACCAACAGGAATTTTGTAGGCAGGATGGGACATCCTGAAAGCGAAGTATATCTTGCAGGCCCTGCTGTTGCCGCAGCTTCAGCTCTGACAGGTAAAATAAGTATTCCTGAATAA